The proteins below are encoded in one region of Sphingobacterium sp. R2:
- a CDS encoding family 78 glycoside hydrolase catalytic domain, with protein sequence MKNIVKQGIVLGSILLLLLAMPLVGMAKLSVTRVLIEGRENPLGINTLKPSFSWQLHSDKFDVQQQAYRIQISKSARFAKEYILWDSQWVATEQSLNSLYQGNPLATGTSYYIRIHVRDNKRETATSAVQRFHTGLLHAEDWGNARWIAKDILPDSLVNPLPLSSSKLRLDKSYDLPVFRKSVQVKKKISSSIAYVAGLGHYELLLNGKRVDDAVLQPGWTKYDKEAYYVVYDLTQAWQQGKNTIAALLGNGFYYIPPIKGRFQKHKVAFGLPKLKLKIVNTYTDGTQEMIVSDAGWKTHRSPITFSSMYGGEDYDARILPDHWSAPVYDDRNWQQARITDGPHLRAQDIDPVKIMQRFAPVGFQQADGGKRITYDFGQNASGIVTMQMTGQAGDTVRVYPAELLTADGRPSQKHSGSPYYYQYIFAKYGTVSWQPRFTYYGFRYAEVQLHPAGSKPVRMDAIQLAHIRNSTAQVGSFESSDTLFNQIHGLINWAIKSNMVSVFTDCPHREKLGWLEQLHLMGPSVQFNFDAERLFAKSLRDMRQSQTKDGLVPEIAPEYVQFDWGGDMFRDSPEWGSSSIILAWYAYCWYGNKAFLTDNYAMMTRYIDYLGTKVKDHILTQGLGDWYDLGPGRPGVSQLTTPGITATAIYYYDLKLMVDIATLLGKKEDAEKFKTIQQAVFNAFNQQFYSPQEHSYGSGSQTALAMPLYVGLVPQEAEQAVFERLTKAVCQNDTALTAGDIGHRYLLKVLQANNRDDLIYAMHHRDDRPGYGYQLRKSATALTESWAGLPNVSNNHFMLGHLMEWFHTGLGGIQQDAGSTAFKHFRIDPKLLNALKDCEISFRSPYGKIYFNREQSKGNYQLEIPVNSQCTLILPKGNYEVNGWAMEGQTVNVKEDHVEFKLGSGKYTITQ encoded by the coding sequence ATGAAGAATATTGTAAAACAGGGAATCGTTTTAGGAAGCATTCTCCTGTTATTACTAGCTATGCCCCTAGTTGGTATGGCTAAGTTATCAGTAACGCGCGTTTTGATAGAAGGACGCGAAAACCCATTGGGTATAAATACATTAAAACCTTCATTTAGCTGGCAATTGCACAGCGATAAATTTGATGTGCAACAACAGGCTTATCGTATCCAGATCAGTAAAAGCGCTCGTTTTGCAAAGGAGTATATTCTTTGGGATTCCCAATGGGTAGCGACAGAACAATCCCTGAATTCGTTATACCAAGGAAATCCTTTAGCTACGGGTACAAGTTATTACATCAGAATACACGTTCGTGATAATAAAAGGGAGACAGCTACAAGCGCGGTACAACGTTTTCATACGGGATTACTGCATGCAGAAGATTGGGGCAATGCCCGATGGATTGCTAAAGATATATTACCGGATTCATTAGTCAATCCACTGCCGCTAAGCTCCAGCAAGCTCCGCCTGGATAAAAGTTATGACCTTCCGGTTTTCCGGAAATCAGTTCAGGTGAAAAAGAAGATCAGTTCTTCAATCGCTTATGTGGCAGGTCTGGGACATTACGAATTGCTCTTGAACGGCAAGCGGGTAGATGATGCAGTGCTACAGCCGGGTTGGACAAAATATGACAAAGAAGCCTATTATGTGGTTTATGATCTTACCCAAGCCTGGCAACAGGGAAAGAATACAATTGCTGCCCTATTAGGAAATGGGTTTTATTATATTCCACCAATTAAAGGCCGATTTCAAAAACATAAAGTTGCTTTTGGTCTGCCAAAGCTCAAACTTAAGATCGTCAATACCTATACGGACGGGACGCAAGAAATGATCGTTAGTGATGCAGGCTGGAAAACACACCGGTCACCCATTACTTTTTCCAGCATGTATGGTGGCGAGGATTACGATGCACGGATTTTACCTGATCATTGGTCAGCCCCTGTTTACGATGATAGGAACTGGCAGCAAGCGCGCATAACGGATGGACCACATCTACGGGCTCAGGATATTGATCCGGTAAAAATTATGCAGCGCTTCGCACCTGTTGGATTTCAGCAAGCTGATGGGGGGAAACGGATCACCTATGATTTTGGACAGAATGCGTCGGGCATTGTCACTATGCAAATGACCGGACAAGCGGGAGATACCGTACGGGTGTATCCGGCCGAATTGCTGACGGCGGATGGCCGCCCTAGTCAAAAGCATTCAGGAAGCCCTTATTATTATCAATATATTTTTGCAAAATATGGGACGGTGTCCTGGCAGCCACGTTTTACGTATTATGGATTTCGCTACGCTGAAGTTCAGTTACATCCTGCTGGTAGCAAACCGGTTCGAATGGATGCGATACAGTTGGCCCATATCCGGAATAGTACAGCACAGGTGGGAAGCTTTGAAAGTTCCGATACGCTATTTAATCAGATCCATGGATTGATCAATTGGGCTATTAAGAGTAATATGGTTAGTGTCTTTACGGATTGTCCACACCGCGAAAAATTGGGCTGGCTGGAGCAGTTACATTTAATGGGGCCGTCGGTACAATTTAACTTTGATGCTGAACGCCTGTTTGCCAAGTCGCTGCGGGATATGCGCCAATCTCAGACAAAGGATGGGTTGGTTCCTGAAATAGCGCCCGAATATGTGCAGTTTGACTGGGGCGGGGATATGTTCAGGGATTCGCCCGAGTGGGGAAGCAGCTCAATTATCCTGGCATGGTATGCCTACTGCTGGTATGGAAACAAGGCTTTTCTAACTGATAATTATGCCATGATGACCCGTTATATTGATTATTTGGGCACAAAGGTTAAGGATCATATTTTGACACAGGGTTTGGGGGACTGGTATGATTTGGGCCCCGGACGTCCGGGTGTTTCCCAGCTGACCACTCCAGGGATTACGGCTACGGCAATTTATTACTATGACTTGAAGCTTATGGTAGACATCGCTACGCTACTGGGAAAAAAAGAAGATGCCGAAAAATTTAAGACGATACAGCAGGCCGTATTCAATGCGTTCAATCAGCAATTTTATAGTCCTCAGGAGCACAGCTATGGCTCCGGTAGTCAGACGGCGCTGGCCATGCCGCTCTACGTTGGTTTAGTACCCCAGGAAGCCGAACAGGCAGTCTTTGAAAGATTAACAAAAGCGGTCTGTCAAAACGATACGGCGTTGACGGCCGGAGATATCGGTCACCGCTACCTATTAAAAGTGTTGCAAGCCAACAACCGTGATGATCTGATCTATGCCATGCATCACCGTGACGACAGGCCCGGGTATGGTTATCAACTGCGGAAAAGTGCTACAGCACTGACCGAGTCCTGGGCAGGACTCCCAAACGTCTCCAATAATCATTTTATGCTTGGACACCTGATGGAATGGTTTCATACCGGTTTGGGTGGGATACAGCAAGATGCAGGATCGACCGCATTTAAACATTTTCGGATCGATCCCAAATTGCTAAACGCACTGAAAGACTGTGAAATAAGTTTTAGAAGCCCATATGGTAAAATTTATTTTAACCGGGAGCAATCGAAAGGAAATTATCAACTGGAAATTCCTGTCAATAGCCAATGTACGTTGATTTTGCCAAAGGGAAATTATGAGGTCAATGGATGGGCCATGGAGGGACAAACGGTCAATGTAAAAGAAGACCATGTTGAATTCAAATTGGGCTCAGGAAAATATACAATTACTCAATGA
- a CDS encoding L-rhamnose mutarotase yields MKQTILIWFFIFFSLGSLSAQTGEIHVGKQSNKAQRDGSPGAPFSCLEDALREAREWRRLKDPRMQHGITIWIQDGQYVPTQTIFIRPEDSGTAESPTWIKALGDEAIFSGGISIEGWQPVKGEKRLDPAIAKHIVVADAPQAGGKYFPFRQLWVGSRKAIRAESHDDAHLPRIINWDFKQQAAIIPNVFPKKFVYKAGMEFFIHQWWAIAQLRVREAVVTKDSTTLFFHEPEGKLQNEHPWPKPWLSKEYGNSAFRLVNALEFLDEPGEWFLDEENHKVYYYKRPDENLDQLDVVAPYLQTILTMQGTLETPVSHVYIEGLKFQHSAWLRPHYYGHVALQAGMYFLDAYKLAKPGTVDKAGLENQAWLGRPQAAVLLRHTAFTKISACRFAHLAATGIDYRAGNLKDSLNGNLFQDIGGSGILLGQFSDEQVEAHLPFQPNNERILTDGVVVSNNLIQDIGNEDWGTVGIGAGFVRNVAITNNELLDLPYTGISLGWGWTPTVNAMRNNRVLKNKITRYGKYMYDVAGIYTLSAQPGTKIQENYIDSIYVSPYAHIPEHWFYLYTDEGSAYMNVSNNWFPSNKILRNANGPSVEWINNGPEAGARVKEEAGISPRYTYLLSEKRSIPKNASFNTYVPFTKPVFFQIHDVKKQLKLTEIKDFFAKQGADSSQVYRWKDYILLMTDDEIGKKISSAWVANYPAISSKLFNDLFYTFDRSNCGTENVKDIDFVLLTAQLVDDKSKQEAYFEAHKNQSNEWPEVAAGFCRAGFDEVLVYRNGRQLMLYISFPKGQDFQTIDQLTTKDNPRVMEWNKLMGTYQEGIPGTGVNETWIFYKQ; encoded by the coding sequence ATGAAGCAGACAATTCTCATATGGTTTTTTATTTTTTTTTCGCTCGGTAGTCTGTCGGCGCAGACAGGTGAAATCCATGTGGGTAAACAAAGCAACAAGGCACAACGGGATGGCAGCCCGGGAGCTCCATTTTCATGTTTGGAGGATGCCCTGCGTGAGGCTCGGGAATGGCGACGATTAAAAGATCCGCGCATGCAGCATGGAATCACAATCTGGATTCAGGATGGACAGTATGTGCCTACTCAGACTATTTTTATACGTCCTGAAGACAGCGGAACAGCCGAAAGTCCGACCTGGATAAAAGCGCTAGGCGACGAAGCCATATTTTCGGGTGGAATTTCTATTGAGGGCTGGCAGCCAGTAAAAGGTGAAAAGAGACTGGATCCTGCTATAGCTAAGCATATCGTGGTGGCAGATGCCCCTCAGGCCGGAGGAAAGTATTTCCCTTTCCGCCAATTGTGGGTTGGCTCACGTAAGGCGATTCGTGCGGAAAGCCATGATGATGCCCACTTGCCACGGATTATTAATTGGGACTTTAAGCAGCAGGCTGCTATTATTCCTAATGTATTCCCTAAAAAGTTTGTCTATAAAGCTGGAATGGAGTTTTTTATCCATCAGTGGTGGGCAATAGCGCAGCTCCGGGTTCGTGAGGCGGTAGTCACAAAAGATAGTACCACACTATTTTTTCATGAACCGGAAGGTAAATTACAGAATGAACACCCTTGGCCTAAGCCTTGGTTGTCTAAGGAATATGGCAATTCGGCATTTCGTCTGGTCAATGCCCTTGAATTTTTGGATGAGCCGGGAGAATGGTTTTTGGATGAAGAAAATCATAAAGTATATTATTACAAAAGGCCTGATGAAAATTTAGACCAGTTAGATGTTGTTGCTCCTTACCTGCAGACAATTCTGACAATGCAAGGTACATTAGAGACGCCTGTTAGCCATGTGTATATCGAAGGGTTGAAATTTCAGCATAGTGCCTGGTTAAGACCTCATTATTACGGTCATGTTGCTTTACAGGCAGGTATGTATTTTTTGGATGCGTATAAATTAGCTAAGCCGGGGACTGTTGATAAAGCTGGGCTGGAAAATCAGGCTTGGTTGGGTCGGCCGCAAGCTGCGGTCCTACTCCGTCATACCGCATTTACCAAAATTTCTGCGTGCCGTTTTGCTCATTTGGCCGCGACAGGAATAGACTACCGGGCCGGCAATTTAAAAGATAGTTTAAATGGAAATCTATTTCAGGATATCGGCGGATCTGGAATATTACTCGGTCAGTTTTCGGACGAACAAGTGGAAGCACATTTGCCTTTTCAGCCCAACAACGAGCGTATCTTGACCGATGGTGTTGTCGTCAGTAACAATCTAATCCAAGATATTGGAAATGAGGATTGGGGAACGGTGGGGATTGGCGCTGGATTTGTCCGCAATGTAGCTATTACGAACAATGAATTGCTGGATCTTCCGTACACAGGAATTAGCTTGGGCTGGGGCTGGACACCTACAGTCAATGCCATGCGAAATAATCGTGTTTTAAAAAATAAGATCACACGTTATGGTAAATACATGTATGATGTAGCTGGTATTTACACTTTATCGGCACAACCCGGAACAAAAATTCAGGAAAATTATATCGATAGCATCTATGTGTCACCTTATGCGCATATTCCTGAGCATTGGTTTTATCTCTATACCGATGAGGGTTCTGCCTATATGAATGTGAGTAACAACTGGTTCCCATCCAATAAAATATTGCGAAATGCGAATGGACCAAGTGTTGAGTGGATAAATAACGGCCCCGAGGCAGGTGCAAGGGTGAAAGAAGAAGCAGGCATCAGTCCGCGTTATACCTATTTATTGTCCGAAAAACGATCAATTCCTAAAAATGCATCTTTCAATACCTATGTTCCTTTTACCAAACCTGTGTTTTTTCAGATTCATGATGTAAAAAAGCAGCTTAAACTGACTGAAATCAAAGATTTTTTTGCTAAACAAGGAGCCGATAGCAGCCAGGTATATCGCTGGAAGGATTATATCTTGCTGATGACAGACGATGAAATCGGTAAGAAAATATCTAGTGCTTGGGTAGCCAATTACCCGGCAATTTCTTCTAAGTTGTTCAATGATCTATTTTATACGTTCGATCGGAGCAACTGTGGAACCGAGAACGTGAAAGACATCGATTTTGTATTACTTACCGCACAACTGGTGGACGATAAATCGAAACAGGAGGCTTATTTTGAGGCCCATAAAAATCAATCTAACGAATGGCCCGAAGTTGCAGCAGGGTTCTGCAGAGCAGGCTTTGACGAGGTATTGGTCTACCGCAATGGACGTCAGCTCATGTTATATATTTCTTTTCCAAAAGGACAGGATTTTCAAACAATCGATCAGCTAACGACCAAGGACAATCCACGGGTTATGGAATGGAACAAACTTATGGGGACCTATCAGGAAGGTATTCCCGGAACGGGCGTGAATGAAACATGGATTTTTTATAAACAATAA
- a CDS encoding glycoside hydrolase family 2 TIM barrel-domain containing protein: MNLYYFISILFLFQLQLVYGQGRSKISFNENWHFTLQDQLGYRLNDGDAQAWESVELPHDWSIKADFGASYPAGNAGGALPGGIGWYSKEFKLPTVDQGKNIQLYFGGVYRYAEIWINGVYFGKKPNGYLSFTLDLTPHLKFGNQPNRIAVRVDNSKQPNSRWYSGSGIYRDVYLIKTGPVRLDEQETFITTPEIRGELGQLKILSKLNKRSRSNGVAGKKYQITIWDPNGNLLLKKTGLEKDGYIDASLQVEKPQRWSPLAPNLYRVQLALLTENNTIEDQIEKRIGFRTIRFDAKTGFYLNGEALKIYGVCMHHDLGILGAAFNKSAAKRQLVMMKEMGANAIRTAHNPPAEELLDLCDEMGILVYNEAFDMWKKRKNKFDYHIDFPTEHLKDIEAWVRRDRNHASVILWSIGNEIREQFDSTGIALTQEMAKLVKSLDPTRPVTAALTENNYVKNFIAQAEALDVLGFNYKHEDYDKLPVEFKNIPLLASETVSALQTRGVYDRLHDTIQLWPASSKDKYVVNGNPDYTVSAYDNVAAYWGTSHEKAWLAVKNRPFLAGTFVWTGFDYLGEPVPYPYPARSSYYGIVDLAGIPKDVYYMYQSEWTNQDVLHLLPHWNWKTGDSVDVWAYYNKAEAVELFLNGKSLGTSAKTADRLHASWKVPFEKGELKVVKKRAGKIVQEASVRTAKEAHAVKVSVEHEKYATGESRDLYFVTAELVDQAGQSVLHNDQEIEFIVKGNAKVPGTDNGFQADLRGLHQPKRRTFKGKALGMIQKMADTPCTVIISSALGDQQISI, from the coding sequence ATGAATTTATATTATTTTATTTCTATTCTCTTTTTATTTCAACTTCAGCTTGTATACGGACAAGGACGTTCAAAAATCAGCTTTAATGAAAACTGGCATTTTACGTTGCAGGATCAGCTGGGCTATCGCTTGAACGACGGAGATGCCCAAGCTTGGGAATCGGTCGAACTCCCTCATGACTGGAGTATTAAAGCTGATTTTGGCGCTAGTTACCCAGCAGGTAATGCAGGAGGAGCATTGCCTGGCGGAATTGGCTGGTATAGTAAGGAGTTTAAGCTGCCGACCGTAGATCAGGGTAAAAATATACAGTTGTACTTTGGCGGAGTTTACCGTTATGCAGAAATATGGATTAATGGTGTTTATTTTGGGAAAAAGCCCAATGGTTACCTCTCTTTTACACTGGATCTGACTCCGCATCTCAAATTTGGGAACCAGCCCAACCGGATCGCTGTTCGTGTGGATAATAGTAAACAGCCAAACTCCAGATGGTATTCAGGTTCCGGAATCTACCGGGATGTTTATCTGATCAAGACCGGTCCAGTACGCCTCGATGAGCAGGAGACTTTTATCACCACGCCCGAAATCCGTGGTGAACTGGGACAGCTGAAAATACTTTCCAAGTTGAATAAGCGTTCCCGTTCTAATGGCGTTGCAGGGAAGAAATATCAAATTACGATATGGGATCCCAATGGCAATCTGCTGCTGAAAAAAACAGGGCTGGAGAAAGATGGATATATTGATGCATCCCTTCAAGTGGAAAAACCACAACGTTGGAGTCCCCTTGCTCCGAATTTATATCGCGTGCAACTGGCTCTTTTAACTGAAAATAATACAATCGAAGATCAAATCGAAAAGCGAATTGGATTCCGGACAATTCGGTTTGATGCAAAAACAGGTTTTTACTTAAACGGTGAGGCTTTGAAGATTTATGGAGTCTGCATGCATCATGATTTGGGCATTTTAGGGGCGGCTTTCAATAAGTCCGCTGCAAAAAGGCAGCTTGTTATGATGAAAGAAATGGGCGCCAATGCCATTCGCACTGCGCATAATCCACCCGCAGAAGAGTTACTCGATCTCTGCGACGAAATGGGAATTTTGGTTTACAATGAAGCCTTTGACATGTGGAAAAAGCGAAAAAATAAGTTCGACTACCACATTGACTTTCCTACGGAACACCTCAAGGATATTGAGGCATGGGTGCGTCGAGATCGTAATCATGCTTCGGTTATCCTATGGAGCATCGGAAATGAAATTCGAGAACAATTTGACTCCACGGGTATTGCCTTAACGCAAGAAATGGCCAAATTGGTAAAATCTCTGGATCCAACACGCCCCGTTACTGCTGCCTTGACCGAAAATAATTATGTAAAGAATTTTATCGCACAGGCAGAGGCTTTGGATGTACTGGGCTTCAACTACAAACATGAAGATTATGATAAATTACCTGTAGAATTCAAAAATATACCGCTGTTGGCATCAGAAACCGTGTCTGCCTTACAGACCAGAGGGGTATATGACAGGCTGCACGACACGATTCAGCTTTGGCCTGCATCATCGAAGGACAAATATGTCGTCAATGGCAATCCTGATTATACGGTATCGGCCTATGATAATGTTGCCGCCTACTGGGGCACAAGCCATGAGAAAGCTTGGTTGGCGGTCAAGAACCGTCCTTTTTTGGCGGGAACATTTGTCTGGACCGGTTTTGATTATCTTGGCGAACCCGTTCCTTACCCTTATCCTGCAAGGAGCTCTTACTATGGCATTGTTGATCTTGCCGGTATTCCCAAAGATGTGTACTACATGTATCAGTCTGAATGGACAAACCAGGATGTCCTGCATCTTTTACCGCATTGGAATTGGAAAACCGGCGATAGTGTGGACGTGTGGGCTTATTATAACAAGGCTGAGGCGGTCGAACTGTTTCTCAATGGTAAGAGTTTGGGAACTTCAGCAAAGACAGCAGATCGTTTGCACGCTAGCTGGAAGGTGCCTTTTGAAAAAGGCGAACTGAAGGTGGTTAAAAAGCGGGCTGGTAAAATTGTTCAGGAAGCAAGTGTCCGCACGGCCAAAGAAGCACATGCAGTAAAAGTTTCTGTGGAACATGAAAAATATGCCACAGGAGAATCCCGGGACCTTTATTTTGTGACCGCAGAACTGGTGGATCAAGCAGGACAGTCCGTGTTGCACAATGATCAGGAAATTGAGTTTATTGTAAAGGGAAATGCGAAAGTGCCTGGAACCGATAACGGATTTCAGGCCGACCTAAGGGGCTTACATCAGCCCAAAAGAAGAACATTTAAGGGAAAAGCATTGGGAATGATTCAAAAAATGGCCGACACACCCTGTACTGTGATTATCAGCTCGGCTTTAGGTGACCAACAAATATCGATCTAG
- a CDS encoding Gfo/Idh/MocA family protein — protein MEQIQQLKLGILGLGEGRSTMSAALQSPYIDLVKVCDLNEDLGRKRMKEFDFHDYTNDYQVMLNDKSIEAIAIYTPDHLHAQHIRLALAHDKHVICTKPFIDNLADANGLLELAAQKNKRVFVGQSSRFFEPVKKQREDFEAGLIGELITIEGYYHADHRWFLEKPWSLQSSFKWLYGGLSHPVDFIRWYLPNIEEVMGYGMLSANGKKGGLQNVDTMHFIFKAEDGRVARVSGAYTGPVQPVTRDSEMSCILRGTEGASQADYMDLRYAITDKTGEERMLTWEHKLKHYFRFEGKSHHAGEYQNYLEHFAKAIRTGEEAYPDMKEGIGTMALLQAMDESLTTGKPVRPKELLERYGVDLSLGR, from the coding sequence ATGGAACAGATACAACAGTTAAAATTAGGAATATTAGGACTTGGTGAAGGACGTAGCACGATGTCTGCGGCACTACAAAGTCCATATATCGATTTGGTCAAAGTCTGCGACCTGAACGAAGACCTAGGGCGCAAACGCATGAAAGAATTTGACTTTCATGATTATACCAATGATTATCAAGTAATGCTTAATGATAAAAGCATTGAAGCTATTGCAATTTATACCCCGGATCATCTTCACGCACAGCATATCCGATTGGCGCTAGCGCACGATAAACACGTGATCTGCACCAAGCCATTTATTGATAATCTGGCCGATGCCAATGGTTTATTGGAACTCGCAGCTCAGAAAAATAAGCGTGTATTTGTTGGGCAGAGCTCCCGTTTTTTTGAACCGGTGAAAAAGCAAAGAGAAGATTTTGAAGCCGGACTGATTGGTGAGTTGATTACCATCGAAGGCTATTATCATGCTGATCACCGCTGGTTTCTGGAGAAGCCTTGGTCTTTACAGTCTTCCTTCAAATGGCTTTATGGAGGATTGAGCCATCCAGTTGATTTCATCCGCTGGTACCTCCCCAATATTGAAGAGGTGATGGGCTATGGCATGTTGAGTGCTAATGGGAAAAAAGGTGGGCTTCAAAATGTTGATACGATGCATTTTATTTTTAAAGCCGAAGATGGCCGGGTCGCCCGTGTGAGCGGGGCGTATACGGGGCCGGTGCAGCCTGTCACACGAGATAGCGAAATGAGCTGTATTCTAAGAGGGACAGAAGGGGCGAGCCAGGCTGACTATATGGACCTTCGTTATGCGATTACCGATAAAACCGGTGAAGAGCGCATGTTGACTTGGGAGCATAAACTAAAACACTATTTCCGTTTTGAAGGAAAAAGCCATCACGCTGGTGAGTATCAAAATTACCTAGAGCATTTTGCAAAAGCCATACGTACTGGAGAGGAAGCCTATCCAGATATGAAAGAAGGTATTGGGACAATGGCTTTATTGCAAGCTATGGATGAATCATTGACAACAGGAAAGCCTGTCCGTCCAAAGGAACTGCTGGAAAGATATGGTGTCGACTTGAGCTTAGGAAGATGA
- a CDS encoding glycosylase encodes MKRLMLLLSIALAGPKLKAQTPAVSSAEMTKIYEEVKTPYKYGLVLVPAHKGELMDCPTIYKEGKYWYMTYIVFDGSGYETWLAQSSDLLNWKTLGKQLSVAPDGSWDAKQRAGYNALVDTKWGGKYKLNSYAGKYWMSYFGGSTPGYEPEPLAIGMAYTTKKPTQPVEWQRLSKPVLTSTDRDVSWWENRHKLFKSYVIEDTDKQTGHRFVMYYNAVGDSLPNNKATRWYERIGMAVSDDMKTWKRFQKDPVVHHPIGITGDPMIQRIHNTWVMFYFGAFWKDRKGAFNRFAASKDLIYWTDWDGANLIESSESFDQQYAHKSFVLKVEGVVYHFYCAVDGKGNRGIALATSKDLGRSTVRFKDLSREQE; translated from the coding sequence ATGAAAAGATTAATGCTATTGCTATCCATTGCTTTGGCCGGTCCTAAATTAAAGGCTCAAACTCCGGCAGTTTCCAGTGCGGAAATGACAAAAATTTATGAAGAAGTAAAGACCCCCTATAAGTATGGACTTGTTTTAGTACCTGCGCATAAAGGTGAACTGATGGATTGTCCGACTATTTATAAGGAGGGGAAATATTGGTATATGACCTACATTGTGTTTGATGGAAGTGGTTATGAGACCTGGCTGGCGCAGAGCTCGGATCTTTTGAACTGGAAGACCTTGGGGAAACAACTCTCCGTGGCACCAGATGGCAGCTGGGATGCTAAGCAGCGAGCAGGATATAATGCCTTGGTGGATACAAAATGGGGCGGGAAGTATAAGCTCAACAGCTACGCTGGAAAATACTGGATGTCCTATTTCGGTGGTTCCACACCTGGTTACGAACCTGAGCCGCTGGCGATTGGGATGGCTTATACAACTAAAAAACCAACACAACCTGTGGAATGGCAAAGGTTGTCTAAGCCCGTGTTGACCAGTACGGATCGGGATGTTTCCTGGTGGGAAAATCGGCATAAGCTATTCAAAAGCTATGTGATTGAAGATACTGATAAACAGACGGGCCATCGCTTCGTCATGTATTACAATGCCGTAGGCGATTCATTACCCAATAATAAAGCAACACGATGGTATGAACGTATTGGTATGGCTGTGTCTGACGATATGAAAACCTGGAAGCGTTTTCAAAAAGATCCGGTGGTTCATCATCCTATCGGCATCACGGGTGACCCTATGATTCAGCGGATCCATAATACTTGGGTCATGTTTTATTTTGGCGCTTTCTGGAAAGACCGTAAAGGGGCATTCAATCGATTTGCGGCATCCAAGGATCTAATCTACTGGACAGATTGGGATGGTGCAAATCTGATTGAATCAAGTGAAAGTTTTGATCAGCAATATGCGCACAAATCATTTGTATTGAAAGTGGAGGGTGTTGTTTATCATTTTTATTGTGCAGTGGACGGCAAAGGTAACCGCGGTATCGCCTTGGCAACTTCGAAAGATTTAGGTAGAAGTACGGTGCGTTTTAAAGACTTAAGCCGAGAGCAAGAATAG